The proteins below are encoded in one region of Longimicrobium sp.:
- a CDS encoding DUF3987 domain-containing protein has protein sequence MQDPWTAATARIVTMIKSGVDPLEGMLGEGYGTDRTVEKHARLFAEANSVDVAMIMPVLLAAYSGATQGAFLAPLYSEDWTPAHVPLVFQFLGIAESGARKSTVLKEGRGPLERAMAWGVARRREWCAVQQQLAKEAAGHDGISTDKFADLYAKVFAGGVCASTFADNGTQEGIRNKLIANGGHRVLLTGESDVLREVGAYAKGGAGSLGLFVRTWDQETLSTDRASGDSHLYMPEASMPFLIFVQPNAFTEYTAVSARGYDEFTDKGVFGRAWLWRMPEAEIPESFTFKPKPKPGEGSGLLNCRLLAEEKMRVLVDRSNEYRATKGIRYAWETTAGAASALKEPSEVARELIELEPGIGEDAFVRVQNMLLELRRALREADQVDAGLSYSYHPLVARFTDHVMRLAALLSLADSPDTATVDTAHIQDVACRLMPWLWSGWTSVMSERRSSNISELVEESALKNSKGIDLTKRGAVLRAMAALGDGPSAMAGFTGSQISERARAVVKGGKKISGLGAEMRRVLDELANAGELVERFTLPGAKLDATGKAAPTYRLTPAGHQAVQKMGPGGS, from the coding sequence GTGCAGGACCCGTGGACGGCGGCCACGGCGCGGATCGTCACGATGATCAAGTCCGGGGTGGACCCGCTGGAGGGGATGCTCGGGGAGGGCTACGGGACTGACCGGACCGTGGAGAAGCACGCGCGGTTGTTCGCCGAGGCCAACAGTGTGGACGTGGCGATGATCATGCCCGTGCTGCTGGCTGCCTACTCCGGGGCCACCCAGGGCGCGTTCCTCGCGCCGCTGTACTCCGAGGACTGGACCCCGGCGCACGTGCCGCTGGTCTTCCAGTTCCTGGGGATCGCGGAGTCGGGGGCCCGCAAGTCCACCGTGCTGAAGGAGGGCCGTGGGCCGCTGGAGCGCGCGATGGCCTGGGGCGTGGCCAGGCGGCGTGAGTGGTGCGCGGTGCAGCAGCAGCTGGCCAAGGAGGCGGCTGGCCACGACGGGATCTCCACGGACAAGTTCGCCGACCTCTACGCCAAGGTCTTCGCCGGTGGGGTCTGTGCCAGCACCTTCGCCGACAACGGCACGCAGGAGGGCATCCGGAACAAGCTCATCGCCAACGGCGGGCACCGCGTGCTGCTCACCGGTGAATCGGATGTCCTGCGCGAGGTCGGTGCCTATGCCAAGGGGGGCGCGGGGTCGCTGGGGTTGTTCGTCCGCACCTGGGACCAGGAGACCCTGTCAACCGACCGCGCCTCTGGGGACTCGCACCTCTACATGCCCGAGGCGTCGATGCCGTTCCTGATCTTCGTGCAGCCCAACGCCTTCACCGAGTACACGGCGGTGTCGGCCCGGGGCTACGACGAGTTCACCGACAAGGGCGTCTTCGGCCGCGCGTGGCTGTGGCGGATGCCCGAGGCCGAGATCCCGGAGTCGTTCACCTTCAAGCCGAAGCCGAAGCCGGGAGAGGGCAGTGGCCTGCTGAACTGCCGCCTGCTGGCCGAGGAGAAGATGCGGGTCCTCGTGGACCGGTCCAACGAGTACCGGGCGACCAAGGGCATCCGGTACGCCTGGGAGACCACCGCCGGTGCGGCGTCGGCGCTGAAGGAGCCCTCGGAGGTGGCCCGGGAGCTGATCGAGCTGGAGCCGGGGATCGGTGAGGACGCCTTCGTCCGGGTGCAGAACATGCTGCTGGAGCTGCGCAGGGCGCTGCGCGAGGCCGACCAGGTCGATGCGGGGCTGTCCTACAGCTACCACCCGCTGGTCGCCCGGTTCACCGACCACGTCATGCGGCTGGCTGCCCTGCTGTCGCTGGCGGATTCTCCGGACACCGCAACGGTTGACACCGCGCACATTCAGGACGTGGCCTGCCGGTTGATGCCCTGGCTGTGGTCGGGGTGGACCTCGGTGATGAGCGAGCGCCGGTCCTCGAACATCAGTGAGCTGGTCGAGGAGTCGGCCCTGAAGAACAGCAAAGGGATCGACCTCACCAAGCGCGGCGCGGTGCTGCGGGCGATGGCGGCGCTCGGGGACGGGCCTAGTGCGATGGCTGGCTTCACCGGGTCGCAGATCTCCGAGCGGGCCCGCGCGGTGGTCAAGGGCGGGAAGAAGATCAGCGGCCTGGGTGCCGAGATGCGCCGGGTCCTCGATGAGCTGGCCAACGCGGGGGAGCTGGTCGAGAGGTTCACCCTGCCCGGCGCGAAGCTGGACGCCACCGGCAAGGCCGCGCCGACCTACCGGCTCACCCCGGCCGGGCATCAGGCGGTGCAGAAGATGGGCCCTGGAGGCAGCTGA
- a CDS encoding isochorismatase family protein, with amino-acid sequence MARALLIVDVQRDFCEGGALAVEGGNAVAAGIAQLLDTRPGLYPMVFASRDVHNALPDTNGGHFAPEGEDPDYVHTWPVHCVRNTAGADYHPDLIPTLSGRLGRWVEIVKGMGRPDYSAFQGEGALTRQPMSWNLGRYNVTSMDVVGLATDYCVYQSTLDALQLSGLAEVRVIKNLTAGVAEGTTKVALDDMQRMGARIITTDFL; translated from the coding sequence ATGGCCCGAGCACTGCTGATCGTGGACGTGCAGCGAGACTTCTGTGAGGGCGGCGCACTCGCCGTCGAGGGCGGCAACGCCGTCGCCGCTGGGATCGCCCAGCTGCTGGACACCCGCCCGGGGCTCTACCCGATGGTGTTCGCCAGCCGGGACGTGCACAACGCCCTGCCGGACACCAACGGCGGGCACTTCGCCCCCGAGGGTGAGGACCCCGACTACGTCCACACGTGGCCGGTGCACTGCGTGCGGAACACCGCCGGGGCGGACTACCACCCCGACCTGATCCCGACCCTGTCCGGCCGCCTGGGCCGGTGGGTCGAGATCGTCAAGGGCATGGGTCGGCCGGACTACTCGGCCTTCCAGGGTGAGGGCGCGCTGACCCGCCAGCCGATGAGCTGGAACCTGGGCCGCTACAACGTGACCAGCATGGACGTGGTCGGCCTGGCCACCGACTACTGCGTCTACCAGTCCACGCTGGACGCCCTCCAGCTGTCGGGCCTGGCCGAGGTCCGGGTGATCAAGAACCTGACCGCCGGGGTCGCGGAGGGCACCACGAAGGTGGCGCTGGACGACATGCAGCGGATGGGCGCTCGGATCATCACGACGGACTTCCTCTGA
- a CDS encoding HIT family protein — translation MSCVFCEIAAGRAEADVLCDWGDALAIVPLNPVSLGHTLVIPKRHVADALEDPVTTGLVMARAAAFAAGQGAHGYNLITSVGSVATQTVMHLHAHVVPRRPGDGLALPWTGQEKRTYREGLDDGYRMGVGE, via the coding sequence ATGAGCTGCGTGTTCTGCGAGATCGCGGCGGGGCGGGCCGAGGCGGACGTGCTCTGCGACTGGGGGGACGCCCTGGCCATCGTGCCGCTGAACCCGGTGTCGCTGGGGCACACGCTGGTGATCCCGAAACGGCACGTGGCTGACGCCCTGGAGGATCCGGTGACCACCGGCCTGGTGATGGCTCGGGCGGCGGCGTTCGCGGCCGGGCAGGGCGCGCACGGCTACAACCTGATCACCAGTGTGGGCTCGGTGGCCACCCAGACCGTGATGCACCTGCACGCGCACGTCGTGCCCCGGCGTCCGGGGGACGGCCTGGCGCTGCCGTGGACGGGCCAGGAGAAGCGGACCTACCGCGAGGGCCTGGACGACGGCTACCGGATGGGGGTGGGCGAGTGA
- a CDS encoding DUF7681 family protein encodes MALGIQEIVRRMGFHPATVTTIPIFEENRHQAIEFALYLDETLPDGRDKSLALTALQECLMWANAAVACVSPLEDKHLPHDLPPGEHLG; translated from the coding sequence ATGGCCTTGGGCATCCAGGAGATCGTCCGGCGCATGGGGTTCCACCCGGCGACCGTGACCACCATCCCGATCTTCGAGGAGAACAGGCACCAGGCCATCGAGTTCGCGCTGTACCTGGACGAGACCCTGCCCGACGGCCGGGACAAGTCCCTGGCGCTGACCGCCCTCCAGGAGTGCCTGATGTGGGCGAACGCGGCGGTGGCCTGCGTCAGCCCGCTGGAGGACAAGCACCTGCCCCATGACCTGCCGCCCGGCGAGCACCTGGGGTAA
- a CDS encoding Kelch repeat-containing protein, whose amino-acid sequence MGATPGLGLTWPEMTDPADGPDAFSDLAGQVESYVLNRTPVTGVNHYPIHDWGSGNVLPENARVGDTFWHTGLKCRLWNGGSTTVGTVTTPIWHQATLARVADRAARLVISASYPTVIFGGYQVQQIDDGSIWSWSGTDWKAVGAGAGGGGGRPVQETLTVPYAYDAGANQFTGPNPPPTGVQPAIPPFSTVAPSVGVYDNKMWVFGSSNTYTSGGVTGGLCAYYDFAANTWTMRQSMPTVRYGMAGAWSGGKFYAIAGYNGANRNDMYDPVTNTWLAKASIPTAVNYPAVAELDGKIYVIGGSTNTSYSGASNLVQVYDTVTNTWETRATMPTLRSRCAAFVYGGKIYVFGGLSNGSSTLGVLEMYDPATNIWVGKAAGPSTYMHSLLVHTAPAGAPITTPMVYVFGGPDYPNYISTYNPVTNIWQSLGWLVSTSYLFSVATSGPTQRYVQNGGAAVYGQRFWFIGGDGNAPGNAFWWYRWYGWKANPIRTLDGPSILAIMEPNITLRNNQTLYEGSIVAGILNQTMTPYGERIQNRDIDVLNIVNAGG is encoded by the coding sequence GTGGGTGCCACTCCCGGCCTTGGCTTGACCTGGCCCGAGATGACCGATCCGGCAGACGGGCCAGATGCCTTCTCGGATCTCGCCGGTCAGGTCGAGAGCTACGTGCTCAACCGCACCCCGGTCACCGGTGTCAACCACTACCCGATCCACGACTGGGGCTCGGGCAACGTCCTGCCCGAGAACGCCCGGGTCGGGGACACCTTCTGGCACACCGGGCTGAAGTGCCGCCTCTGGAACGGCGGATCGACCACCGTCGGGACGGTCACGACGCCGATCTGGCACCAGGCCACGCTGGCCCGGGTAGCCGACCGCGCCGCGCGCCTGGTCATCTCGGCGAGCTACCCGACGGTCATCTTCGGCGGCTACCAGGTCCAGCAGATTGACGATGGGTCGATCTGGAGCTGGTCCGGTACCGACTGGAAGGCCGTCGGAGCCGGAGCTGGCGGGGGCGGGGGCAGGCCGGTCCAGGAGACCCTGACCGTCCCCTACGCCTACGACGCTGGAGCCAACCAGTTCACCGGGCCGAACCCTCCACCGACCGGGGTCCAGCCAGCGATTCCGCCCTTCTCCACTGTCGCCCCTTCTGTGGGCGTCTACGACAACAAGATGTGGGTGTTCGGCAGCTCGAACACCTACACCAGTGGCGGCGTGACCGGCGGGCTCTGCGCGTACTACGACTTCGCGGCGAACACCTGGACGATGCGGCAGTCCATGCCGACGGTCCGTTACGGGATGGCCGGAGCGTGGAGTGGCGGGAAGTTCTACGCCATCGCTGGCTACAACGGGGCCAACCGGAACGATATGTACGACCCGGTCACCAACACCTGGCTGGCCAAGGCGTCGATACCAACCGCTGTCAACTACCCCGCCGTAGCAGAACTCGACGGCAAGATCTACGTCATCGGTGGCTCCACGAACACCAGCTACAGCGGTGCATCGAACCTCGTCCAGGTCTACGACACGGTGACCAACACCTGGGAGACCAGGGCGACGATGCCGACCCTCCGGAGTCGGTGCGCCGCCTTCGTCTACGGCGGCAAGATCTATGTGTTCGGCGGGCTGAGCAACGGATCGTCCACGCTTGGTGTGCTGGAGATGTACGACCCGGCCACCAACATCTGGGTGGGCAAGGCCGCAGGCCCGAGCACGTACATGCACAGCCTGCTGGTGCACACAGCGCCTGCGGGTGCACCGATCACCACGCCGATGGTCTATGTGTTCGGCGGTCCTGATTACCCGAACTACATCAGCACCTACAACCCGGTGACGAACATCTGGCAGAGCCTGGGATGGCTGGTCAGCACCTCCTATCTGTTCTCGGTCGCCACCAGTGGTCCTACGCAGCGCTACGTTCAGAACGGCGGAGCGGCCGTCTACGGCCAGCGGTTCTGGTTCATCGGTGGAGACGGCAACGCCCCTGGCAACGCCTTCTGGTGGTACCGGTGGTACGGCTGGAAGGCGAACCCGATCCGGACCCTGGATGGTCCGTCGATTCTTGCCATCATGGAGCCCAACATCACGCTCCGGAACAACCAGACCCTCTACGAGGGCTCGATCGTTGCCGGGATCCTCAACCAGACCATGACGCCCTACGGGGAGCGGATCCAGAACCGCGACATCGACGTGCTCAACATCGTCAACGCCGGAGGCTGA
- a CDS encoding N-acetylmuramoyl-L-alanine amidase yields the protein MSLVFARALAEFMSAHGVQVTWEPGAEVRGNGQVSAYQGVSVHHTATASSTKSPGVLTAGRPDLSAPLCNSSGPSDGRFHIVAVNPANHAGASGGWDTAPLPKTGLFNKLMWGHETVYEGTKPMNDAQYRTATILGAGVCRLLGHDYDPRWVKFHQGTSVTGKWDPGYASGKTYDINEFRSKVLIVMKGQAPAPVQIKTSEDDTMYISCAKKNVTAIYSGGILTGLASAGEIKSMEGEVAAGRAARQWVEDFTFDALDRRSKLLTGEIKPST from the coding sequence GTGAGCCTGGTCTTCGCCCGCGCCCTGGCGGAGTTCATGTCCGCGCACGGCGTCCAGGTCACCTGGGAGCCCGGCGCGGAAGTGCGGGGCAACGGCCAGGTGTCGGCCTACCAGGGCGTCTCGGTCCACCACACGGCGACGGCGTCCTCCACGAAGTCCCCCGGGGTGCTCACCGCCGGGCGGCCGGACCTCTCCGCCCCGCTGTGCAACTCATCGGGCCCCTCGGACGGCCGGTTCCACATCGTGGCGGTCAACCCGGCCAACCACGCCGGTGCCTCTGGTGGCTGGGACACCGCGCCGCTGCCGAAGACCGGGCTGTTCAACAAGCTCATGTGGGGCCACGAGACGGTCTACGAGGGCACGAAGCCCATGAACGACGCCCAGTACCGGACCGCCACGATCCTCGGTGCCGGTGTCTGCCGTCTGCTCGGCCACGACTACGACCCGCGCTGGGTGAAGTTCCACCAGGGCACTTCCGTCACCGGCAAATGGGACCCGGGCTACGCCTCGGGGAAGACCTACGACATCAACGAGTTCCGCTCCAAGGTGCTCATCGTGATGAAGGGCCAGGCTCCGGCCCCGGTCCAGATCAAGACTTCGGAGGACGACACGATGTACATCAGCTGCGCCAAGAAGAACGTCACCGCCATCTACTCCGGCGGCATCCTCACCGGGCTGGCATCGGCGGGGGAGATCAAGAGCATGGAGGGCGAGGTGGCCGCTGGCCGCGCTGCCCGGCAGTGGGTCGAGGACTTCACCTTCGACGCCCTGGACCGCCGGTCCAAGCTGCTCACCGGAGAGATCAAGCCCTCCACCTGA